In Pedobacter sp. W3I1, one DNA window encodes the following:
- a CDS encoding VOC family protein, whose product MATQIFVNLSVSDLNKSVEFFTKLGYTFNPQFTDEKATCMIISDTIYVMLLTKPFFQTFTQKEIIDAHKAVECSIALSADSKDAVNEMVDKAVAAGATIPNPATDYGFMYQHSFDDLDGHHWEYVWMDPNGTPEHQG is encoded by the coding sequence ATGGCAACTCAAATTTTCGTGAACCTGTCCGTTAGCGACCTTAACAAGTCGGTAGAATTTTTCACCAAACTTGGTTATACTTTTAACCCTCAGTTTACCGACGAGAAAGCAACCTGCATGATCATCAGCGATACCATTTATGTAATGCTGCTTACCAAGCCCTTTTTCCAAACTTTTACGCAAAAAGAAATTATTGATGCCCACAAAGCGGTAGAGTGCTCTATCGCCTTATCGGCTGATAGTAAAGATGCGGTTAACGAAATGGTGGATAAAGCAGTAGCTGCTGGCGCAACCATCCCTAATCCGGCTACCGATTATGGCTTTATGTACCAACACAGTTTCGACGATCTGGATGGACACCATTGGGAATATGTATGGATGGATCCAAATGGAACGCCTGAGCACCAGGGGTAA
- a CDS encoding SDR family oxidoreductase, whose translation MNNNKTALVVGANGVIGSNLISYLESLGDWGIIGLSRRGGQDTAKTKYISVDLLNPEDSKRQLSSLTKVTHIFYAAYQDKPTWAELVAPNLAMLVNVVNSIESIAKDLRHISLMQGYKVYGAHYGPFKTPAKESDGGHMPPEFNVDQQQFLEAQQKGKQWSWSALRPSVVAGTALGNPMNLVSVIAVYASISKELGLPLRFPGKLGAYDKLLDITDAGLLAKATVWAATNPACANQAFNITNGDLIRWNDLWPKIAGYFKMDIAPPLQMPLQTIMADKSALWTHLQEKHNLVKHSYEEVSSWAFGDFVFSWDYDFFSDGTKARRMGFHEYIDTEKMFFDLFDELKRKSVIPR comes from the coding sequence ATGAATAACAATAAAACAGCACTGGTTGTGGGTGCAAACGGGGTAATTGGAAGTAATTTAATTAGTTATTTAGAAAGTCTTGGCGATTGGGGTATTATCGGTTTATCGCGTCGGGGTGGACAGGATACGGCTAAAACAAAATACATTTCTGTAGACCTGCTCAATCCAGAAGATAGTAAAAGGCAATTAAGTTCCTTAACCAAGGTAACCCATATTTTTTATGCTGCGTACCAGGATAAGCCTACATGGGCGGAGTTGGTTGCACCCAATTTAGCTATGCTTGTAAATGTGGTTAACTCTATTGAAAGTATTGCAAAAGACTTAAGACATATTAGTTTAATGCAAGGCTATAAAGTATATGGAGCGCATTACGGCCCTTTTAAAACACCAGCAAAAGAAAGCGATGGCGGACATATGCCCCCAGAATTTAATGTAGATCAGCAGCAGTTTCTTGAGGCTCAGCAAAAGGGTAAGCAATGGAGCTGGTCTGCGCTCCGTCCATCAGTGGTTGCAGGTACTGCATTGGGCAATCCAATGAATTTAGTTTCTGTAATTGCAGTTTATGCATCCATATCGAAAGAATTGGGTTTGCCATTGCGCTTCCCTGGTAAATTAGGGGCTTATGATAAGCTTTTGGATATTACTGACGCTGGATTATTAGCTAAAGCAACCGTGTGGGCGGCAACAAACCCTGCATGTGCTAATCAGGCTTTCAATATTACCAATGGCGATCTGATCCGATGGAATGACCTTTGGCCTAAAATTGCAGGTTATTTTAAAATGGATATTGCCCCTCCACTTCAAATGCCTCTGCAAACCATCATGGCTGATAAATCGGCTTTGTGGACACATTTGCAAGAAAAACATAACCTGGTTAAACACAGTTATGAAGAAGTGTCTTCATGGGCCTTTGGTGACTTTGTTTTTTCATGGGACTACGATTTCTTCTCTGATGGTACCAAAGCCAGGCGAATGGGCTTTCACGAGTATATCGATACTGAAAAAATGTTTTTCGATCTGTTTGATGAACTTAAACGCAAAAGCGTTATCCCGAGATAG
- a CDS encoding histidine kinase → MKRILLSVLLTILFCSCKQEVLYEEYDPVFKTGDNVAWSAKKLNETGWSKDRGFTGHHVFWVRADVKLISKPPKPLGLQVDAFGAHQVYWDGVKIGLNGKPGSPSSKEVPGTEAMCYLIPDSLSGPGMHKVALRSTQFGYPRLQRGTGLKLDSYVNLIRRPLMISSLMFVMAGAFLVASLYYFFLYFNSHKKQYSVLIFSIICLLFFSLLVMEYLKFYIEILYTDFFIRLKIIGWLTFSISLLVPLYFCIEFAIKRKHILLLLLFCVLLFLFINNYGHYDLSAMYYSRAMWLAMMIIAANAIYKKQKGGLLVMIGVLVSAGMNYYLLYDFGIFIFYTFIVLSMLYLHTIRMKKIEQEHSDSLLLSSRLQLELIKKNIQPHFIKNTLTSLMDWVEESPKKGAEFIQALASEFDIMNSIAEQSLIPVRQEILLCQMHLKVMGFRKEILYIWEEDILESESIPPAVIHTLLENGITHNMPQRNGTITFRLTFIKAADYRGYIFETIGENREVSEGRNGGNGFKYIRARLEESYPGKWEFSSAETEQGWSSKIKINS, encoded by the coding sequence ATGAAACGCATACTCCTATCTGTACTTTTAACTATTTTGTTTTGTTCCTGTAAGCAGGAGGTGCTTTATGAAGAATATGATCCTGTTTTCAAAACAGGTGATAATGTAGCTTGGTCTGCGAAAAAGCTAAATGAAACGGGCTGGTCAAAGGACCGCGGCTTTACAGGCCACCATGTTTTCTGGGTCCGAGCGGATGTAAAACTAATTTCCAAACCTCCAAAACCCTTAGGGCTCCAGGTAGATGCTTTTGGCGCTCACCAGGTTTACTGGGACGGGGTTAAAATCGGCCTAAACGGAAAACCCGGGTCCCCATCAAGCAAAGAAGTTCCAGGAACAGAAGCAATGTGTTATCTGATCCCGGATTCGCTTTCCGGTCCAGGTATGCATAAGGTAGCTTTACGAAGTACACAGTTCGGTTATCCCAGGCTTCAGCGGGGAACAGGTTTAAAGCTCGATAGCTATGTCAATTTGATTAGAAGGCCACTGATGATTTCTTCGTTAATGTTTGTTATGGCCGGGGCTTTTCTTGTTGCTTCATTATACTATTTTTTTTTGTATTTCAACAGCCATAAAAAGCAATACTCGGTGCTTATCTTTTCGATAATCTGCCTGCTTTTCTTTTCGCTTCTGGTTATGGAATACCTTAAATTTTACATCGAAATTCTCTATACAGATTTTTTTATCCGCTTGAAAATTATCGGGTGGCTAACATTTTCCATTTCTTTACTCGTGCCGCTTTACTTCTGCATTGAGTTTGCGATAAAAAGAAAACACATTCTTCTTTTGCTGCTTTTTTGCGTGCTTTTGTTTCTGTTCATCAATAACTATGGACATTATGATCTTTCGGCGATGTATTACAGCAGAGCGATGTGGCTGGCGATGATGATTATTGCTGCAAATGCCATTTATAAAAAGCAAAAGGGTGGCCTGCTTGTAATGATAGGTGTTTTAGTCAGTGCAGGAATGAACTATTACCTGCTTTATGATTTTGGCATATTCATATTTTACACTTTCATTGTGCTGTCGATGCTTTACCTCCATACCATTAGAATGAAAAAAATAGAACAGGAACATTCTGACTCTCTGTTGCTTTCTTCCAGATTACAGCTTGAACTGATCAAGAAAAATATACAGCCTCATTTTATCAAAAACACTTTAACCTCACTAATGGACTGGGTAGAAGAATCGCCAAAGAAAGGAGCTGAATTTATTCAGGCACTGGCCAGCGAATTTGACATCATGAATTCAATTGCCGAACAGAGTTTAATCCCAGTCAGGCAGGAAATCCTGCTTTGTCAGATGCATCTGAAGGTTATGGGCTTTAGAAAGGAAATCCTTTATATTTGGGAAGAAGATATTTTAGAGTCAGAAAGTATCCCTCCTGCCGTTATTCATACCCTTTTGGAAAATGGGATTACCCACAATATGCCACAGAGGAATGGAACCATTACTTTTAGGCTTACTTTTATAAAAGCTGCAGACTATCGCGGATATATTTTTGAAACAATCGGAGAAAACAGGGAGGTAAGTGAAGGCAGAAATGGCGGAAATGGTTTCAAATACATCAGGGCCAGGCTGGAGGAAAGCTATCCGGGCAAATGGGAGTTCAGTTCCGCGGAAACCGAGCAGGGATGGTCAAGTAAAATTAAAATCAACAGCTGA
- a CDS encoding SulP family inorganic anion transporter, producing the protein MKPYLQLFDFSKKINYKTEILAGLTVAMTMIPESLSFAILAGFPPLTGLYAAFIMGLVTAVLGGRPGLVSGGAGATVIVLIALMKSQGIEYVFAAVALAGVIQIMVGLFKLGKFVRLVPQPVMFGFVNGLAVIIFMSQLEQFKILVNGRIAWLSGTPLYIMLALVLLTVAIVIILPKITKAIPSSLVAIIAVFLIVLCFGIDTKLVKDIASVKGGFPPFHIPEVPLNLDMLKTIFPYSLIMAGVGLTEGLLTLNLVDEITETKGNRNRESIAQGIANIANGFFTGMGGCPMIAQTLVNLSAGARARLSGIIAALTILIIILVGAPVIDRVPMAALVGVMMMVAIGTFEWMSFKVINKMPVQDIIIGILVAVITIWLHNLALAVLIGVIISALVFAWESSKRIRTSKHIDADGVKTYEIFGPLFFGSIANFNELFDVAHDPQHIIIDFKHSRVFDMSGIDALNKLTERYRSVNKKLQLKHLSNDCKRLLKNADQIIAVNIIEDPTYRVATER; encoded by the coding sequence ATGAAACCCTACCTGCAACTTTTCGATTTTTCTAAGAAAATAAATTATAAAACCGAAATTCTTGCGGGTTTAACGGTGGCCATGACCATGATTCCCGAATCGTTATCATTTGCTATTCTTGCAGGTTTTCCTCCTTTAACAGGTTTATATGCTGCTTTTATCATGGGTTTGGTAACCGCAGTTTTAGGTGGAAGGCCAGGCTTGGTTTCTGGTGGGGCAGGTGCAACGGTAATTGTACTTATTGCTTTAATGAAAAGCCAGGGCATAGAGTATGTTTTTGCAGCAGTGGCTTTAGCAGGAGTAATTCAGATTATGGTGGGGTTGTTTAAGCTTGGGAAATTTGTCAGGCTGGTTCCGCAGCCTGTAATGTTCGGCTTTGTTAACGGTTTGGCGGTTATTATTTTTATGTCGCAGTTAGAACAGTTCAAAATCCTTGTTAACGGCAGGATAGCGTGGTTAAGTGGTACTCCTTTGTATATTATGTTGGCTTTGGTATTGCTCACGGTAGCAATAGTGATTATCCTCCCTAAAATAACCAAAGCCATTCCATCCTCACTAGTGGCTATTATTGCGGTTTTTCTGATTGTTTTATGTTTTGGAATTGACACTAAACTGGTTAAGGATATTGCTTCAGTAAAGGGTGGGTTTCCTCCATTTCATATTCCTGAAGTACCGCTGAACCTGGATATGCTCAAAACCATTTTTCCTTATTCACTCATTATGGCCGGTGTGGGCTTAACAGAAGGCCTGCTTACCTTAAATCTGGTTGATGAAATTACAGAAACTAAAGGGAATAGGAACAGGGAGAGTATTGCACAAGGAATTGCCAATATTGCAAACGGCTTTTTTACGGGTATGGGTGGCTGTCCAATGATTGCCCAAACGCTGGTTAATCTTTCAGCTGGTGCGAGGGCAAGGTTATCGGGTATTATTGCGGCCTTAACTATACTGATTATTATTTTGGTAGGTGCTCCTGTAATAGATCGTGTACCTATGGCGGCCTTGGTTGGTGTAATGATGATGGTAGCCATTGGCACTTTTGAATGGATGAGCTTTAAAGTGATTAATAAAATGCCTGTGCAGGATATTATCATCGGTATTCTGGTGGCTGTAATTACAATTTGGCTGCATAACCTGGCCCTTGCTGTATTAATAGGTGTAATTATTTCGGCACTTGTTTTCGCCTGGGAAAGTTCTAAACGGATACGTACCAGTAAACATATCGATGCCGATGGGGTAAAAACCTACGAAATATTCGGTCCTCTGTTTTTTGGATCGATTGCTAATTTTAATGAGCTGTTTGATGTAGCCCACGACCCTCAGCATATCATAATTGATTTTAAGCACAGCCGTGTATTTGATATGTCGGGCATTGATGCGCTGAATAAGCTAACTGAACGCTACAGGTCAGTTAATAAGAAACTCCAGTTAAAGCACCTGAGTAACGACTGTAAGCGCTTGCTAAAAAATGCTGATCAGATTATAGCAGTAAACATAATAGAAGATCCTACCTACCGGGTGGCTACTGAAAGATAA
- a CDS encoding SDR family NAD(P)-dependent oxidoreductase: MSKIILITGASRGFGKIWAKALLERGDKVAATARNTADLNDLVETYGDAVFPLQLDVNNRDACFAVVEKVKQHFGRIDVLINNAGFGLFGAIEETTEQQARAQMETNFFGLLWVTQAVVPVMREQKAGHIIQVSSFLGLVSLPVLGLYNASKYAVNGLSETLAQEVKGFGINVSLIEPNGFSTDWSGASAFQTEPIEVYAPVKKAFFDASTPDSWGKPEATAPAVLALIDSPKPPLHFLLGKVALPGVKQVYAERLAEFDEWATVAVDAHGH, encoded by the coding sequence ATGTCGAAAATAATTTTAATTACCGGTGCCTCACGTGGCTTTGGTAAAATCTGGGCAAAGGCCCTTTTAGAGCGTGGCGATAAAGTAGCTGCAACTGCAAGAAATACAGCTGATTTAAACGATTTGGTAGAAACTTATGGTGATGCAGTGTTTCCGCTTCAGCTTGATGTTAACAATAGAGATGCCTGTTTTGCAGTAGTTGAAAAAGTAAAGCAACATTTTGGCCGCATTGATGTATTGATCAATAATGCTGGGTTTGGTTTATTCGGTGCAATTGAAGAAACCACTGAACAACAGGCCCGTGCACAAATGGAAACCAACTTTTTCGGATTGCTTTGGGTAACCCAGGCTGTTGTTCCGGTAATGCGCGAACAAAAAGCCGGACATATTATTCAGGTTTCCAGCTTCCTGGGCTTGGTGAGCTTGCCTGTATTGGGTTTATACAACGCATCTAAATACGCAGTAAATGGCTTAAGCGAAACGCTGGCTCAGGAGGTAAAAGGTTTTGGCATTAATGTAAGTTTAATCGAACCAAATGGTTTTTCTACCGATTGGTCGGGTGCTTCTGCTTTTCAAACAGAACCAATAGAAGTTTATGCACCTGTTAAAAAAGCATTTTTTGATGCTTCAACACCCGATAGTTGGGGTAAACCAGAAGCAACAGCACCTGCTGTATTGGCACTGATCGACAGCCCTAAACCTCCGTTACACTTCTTATTGGGCAAGGTAGCTTTGCCAGGAGTTAAACAGGTTTATGCAGAGCGCCTGGCCGAATTTGACGAATGGGCAACGGTAGCTGTTGATGCGCACGGTCATTAA
- a CDS encoding TonB-dependent receptor domain-containing protein — protein sequence MKHIAIIYTLIIYFSLNASAQLKQRLFFGQIREKSSNAEIPFVSIAILNPEGKPGASAMADDKGKFSVSTMLQGKVTLEFSFMSYRKISRIIDTDQSKIDLGTILMEPDPLVLKDVSVTAIKSPVNLSLDKKVFEVGKDILSQSGSVTELLSGVPSVSVAPGGAVSLRGNSSVLVLINGRRSGLTAGTALGQLSADQVDRVEVIANPSSKYDASGSAGIINIVLKKNKKGGFNGQVRVVGGIPNETRFSPSLNYKSNKLNLFSTIGLRFSDYVGLYKTDQSVNQNGINSMLNQRQDENRHDDGRLVYFGADFQPDSLNTITMAYLRNATKDHDKTTLAYNYFSTAPDSSLVRSGESWEQRDYNQIEFNYTKLFKKPGKKLTLDMQYDFWNSAKNWNLSTQRISPYPEQRPEIRTTSIGSSKDFAAQSDMVIPLDSNSTLEYGVKGENRKVGSNYLAESRVGSVWTIIDNIDNGVAYNEFIGSAYLQFRSKVKHFSYQAGLRSEYTQVSINDRKEIYDNKKNYVKLFPTVHLAYELGKGTSLQWSYSRRINRPSLYSLYPFNELTDYNSRYIGNPDLNPSYANVFELGLLKRIGTLTINPSLYYQHNTGVILDYSYRENGLFISMPVNISLEERSGAELSILYNPYKWLQMNMEVNAYHFRQAGIYASQDFAYSGSTITSRFGAQVKLPSKSSLQARYNFSGAVNNAQNNMKAVHAIDMGIAQNFLKDKASLLFDVSNLFNLRRFSTTTVGKDFKITQENSPNAARYRLTFVYRLNLTGDQAVRQAKSGNRS from the coding sequence ATGAAACATATTGCCATCATCTATACGCTCATCATCTACTTTTCATTAAATGCCTCAGCTCAGTTGAAACAAAGGCTGTTTTTCGGCCAGATAAGGGAAAAATCTTCTAATGCAGAAATACCATTTGTAAGCATTGCTATCCTGAACCCAGAAGGAAAACCTGGTGCCTCGGCTATGGCCGATGATAAGGGGAAGTTTTCGGTTAGCACCATGTTGCAAGGCAAAGTTACCCTCGAATTTAGCTTTATGTCTTACCGCAAAATAAGCCGGATAATAGATACTGACCAAAGTAAAATTGATCTGGGAACCATTTTAATGGAACCTGATCCCTTAGTTTTAAAAGACGTATCGGTTACGGCAATAAAATCGCCGGTAAACCTGAGTCTGGACAAAAAAGTTTTTGAGGTAGGAAAGGATATTCTCTCCCAATCGGGTTCGGTAACTGAACTGCTTTCTGGGGTTCCATCGGTAAGCGTTGCTCCGGGCGGCGCAGTAAGCCTTAGGGGCAACAGCAGTGTGCTTGTGCTCATCAATGGGCGGCGTTCTGGTTTAACAGCCGGAACAGCCTTGGGGCAGTTATCTGCCGATCAGGTTGACAGAGTAGAGGTAATTGCCAATCCTTCATCTAAATATGATGCCTCAGGTTCGGCAGGGATTATAAATATTGTGCTTAAAAAGAATAAAAAAGGGGGCTTCAACGGACAGGTAAGAGTCGTTGGAGGTATCCCGAACGAAACTAGGTTTTCGCCAAGCTTGAATTATAAATCAAACAAATTAAATCTTTTTTCTACCATCGGACTGCGCTTTTCCGACTATGTAGGCCTATACAAAACCGATCAAAGCGTAAATCAAAATGGCATAAACTCCATGCTAAACCAAAGGCAGGATGAGAACCGGCATGACGACGGCCGGTTGGTTTACTTTGGTGCCGATTTCCAGCCTGACAGTTTAAACACCATTACCATGGCCTATTTGCGTAATGCAACCAAAGACCATGATAAAACTACACTGGCCTATAATTATTTTAGCACCGCTCCAGATAGCTCACTTGTCCGTTCTGGTGAATCCTGGGAGCAAAGAGATTATAACCAGATTGAATTCAACTATACGAAGCTTTTCAAAAAACCGGGCAAAAAATTAACCTTAGATATGCAGTATGACTTCTGGAATAGCGCTAAAAACTGGAATCTATCTACTCAAAGAATAAGCCCATATCCAGAGCAAAGGCCTGAGATCAGGACGACTTCTATCGGTTCGAGTAAAGATTTTGCCGCCCAGAGTGATATGGTTATCCCATTAGATAGTAATTCGACACTTGAATACGGCGTAAAGGGTGAGAACCGAAAAGTAGGCAGTAATTATTTAGCAGAAAGCAGAGTAGGGAGCGTTTGGACCATCATTGATAATATAGACAATGGCGTGGCTTATAATGAATTTATAGGTAGTGCTTATCTGCAATTCAGAAGCAAGGTCAAACATTTTTCCTACCAGGCAGGACTTCGCAGTGAATATACACAGGTGAGTATCAACGACAGGAAAGAAATATATGACAATAAAAAAAACTATGTAAAGCTATTTCCGACAGTGCATTTGGCTTATGAACTGGGCAAGGGCACATCCCTTCAATGGAGTTACAGCAGACGCATTAACCGCCCGTCGCTTTACAGCCTGTATCCCTTTAACGAACTCACCGATTACAATTCGAGGTACATAGGCAATCCAGATCTTAATCCGTCCTATGCCAATGTCTTCGAACTAGGCTTGTTGAAGCGCATCGGAACACTCACTATCAATCCATCTTTGTATTACCAGCATAATACTGGGGTTATCCTTGATTACAGTTACCGAGAAAACGGGCTCTTTATTTCCATGCCGGTCAACATCAGCCTTGAAGAACGTTCGGGAGCAGAACTTTCAATACTTTATAATCCTTACAAATGGCTACAGATGAATATGGAAGTTAATGCTTATCATTTTAGACAGGCCGGGATTTACGCAAGTCAGGATTTCGCTTATTCAGGCAGTACGATCACCTCGAGATTTGGTGCTCAGGTGAAATTGCCCAGCAAGTCCAGCTTGCAGGCTCGATACAATTTTAGCGGCGCAGTCAATAATGCCCAGAATAATATGAAAGCGGTACACGCTATTGATATGGGAATAGCTCAGAATTTCCTGAAAGATAAGGCAAGTCTGCTTTTTGATGTGAGCAACCTTTTCAACCTGCGAAGATTTTCCACTACTACCGTAGGAAAAGATTTCAAGATCACTCAAGAAAACAGTCCAAACGCAGCGAGATATCGTCTAACTTTTGTTTATCGCCTTAACTTAACCGGAGATCAGGCGGTTAGACAGGCAAAGAGCGGTAATAGGAGTTAG
- a CDS encoding AraC family transcriptional regulator, producing the protein MMKRYVQFQPIVISAFEVSKWQHPVHQHNHYELIYIKNGSGSHIVNEFPIVYEKGNLFLISPDDNHRFEIDEKTYFIYIKFTDIYIHQKEVNLTQIQHLEYLIKSRETHSLGFKFNPADQSIVENIITLILSLNINMLQNEALIWTQILVLSAIMQRNMPEIKSTAQRTKDIQAIFCYLHKYIYQPKNLKANVMAAHFNLSEDYIGPYFKRNTGITLRQYIHDYRQNLIQQRIESGRFGLKQIAAEFGLVDESHVSKLIRKV; encoded by the coding sequence ATGATGAAGCGATACGTCCAATTTCAACCCATTGTTATTTCAGCATTTGAAGTAAGCAAATGGCAACACCCTGTACATCAGCACAACCATTACGAACTGATTTACATTAAAAATGGATCTGGCTCTCATATCGTTAATGAATTCCCAATTGTTTATGAAAAAGGAAACCTCTTCTTAATCAGCCCGGATGATAATCATAGGTTCGAAATTGATGAAAAAACATATTTCATTTATATCAAGTTTACCGATATATACATTCATCAGAAAGAAGTTAACCTCACCCAAATACAGCATTTAGAATACCTCATCAAAAGCCGGGAAACACATTCCCTTGGCTTTAAGTTTAATCCCGCCGACCAATCGATTGTAGAAAACATTATTACATTAATCTTATCGCTCAACATAAACATGTTGCAAAATGAAGCTTTAATCTGGACACAGATCTTAGTGCTTTCTGCCATCATGCAGCGCAACATGCCCGAAATTAAAAGCACTGCACAACGTACGAAAGATATTCAAGCCATTTTCTGTTACCTGCACAAATACATTTACCAGCCTAAAAATTTAAAAGCGAATGTAATGGCGGCACATTTCAATCTTTCAGAAGATTACATAGGCCCTTATTTTAAAAGAAATACAGGTATAACCTTACGTCAATATATCCACGATTACCGTCAAAATTTAATTCAACAACGAATAGAAAGCGGAAGATTTGGGTTAAAACAAATTGCTGCTGAATTTGGACTCGTTGATGAAAGTCATGTAAGTAAGCTGATACGAAAAGTCTGA
- a CDS encoding AraC family transcriptional regulator — MKHYKNLAELHRENAFPPPENPLFSIYKCDHMCTMGDREFTSDFYMICFKKIIAGHILYGRTKYDHESGSMMFFKPHQVIEMKNLELDEDGFLIFVHEDFLNGHILHDTIRKYHYFDYETNEALHLSPSEESTVWELYHKIETEYRNNQDEYSRELILANVDTLLKYSQRFYKRQFLNRTEISGKTVTRFNEEINKYVANGLLATKGLPSVHDMAERLNISAGYLTDVLKQESGKTALEHIHIYLISEAKNRLIGENRSVSEIAYALGFENLSYFSRLFKKEVGISPNTFKKQLLN; from the coding sequence ATGAAACACTATAAAAATTTGGCCGAATTACATAGAGAAAATGCCTTTCCGCCGCCCGAGAACCCATTGTTTAGCATTTACAAATGCGACCATATGTGCACCATGGGCGACCGCGAATTTACCAGCGATTTCTATATGATCTGTTTTAAAAAAATCATTGCAGGTCATATCCTTTATGGGCGTACAAAATACGATCACGAGAGTGGATCGATGATGTTCTTTAAACCTCATCAGGTAATTGAAATGAAAAACCTGGAACTGGATGAAGATGGTTTCCTGATTTTTGTACACGAAGATTTTTTGAATGGACATATCTTACATGATACCATCAGAAAATACCACTACTTTGATTACGAAACTAATGAAGCGCTACATCTCTCGCCTAGCGAAGAAAGCACGGTATGGGAACTGTATCATAAAATTGAAACCGAATACCGCAACAACCAGGATGAATACAGTCGTGAACTGATTTTAGCTAATGTAGATACTTTACTTAAATACAGTCAACGTTTTTACAAAAGACAATTTCTTAATCGTACAGAGATTTCGGGCAAAACAGTAACCAGATTTAATGAAGAAATAAATAAATATGTTGCCAACGGATTATTGGCCACTAAAGGTTTGCCATCAGTGCATGATATGGCCGAACGTTTAAATATTTCGGCGGGCTACTTAACAGATGTTTTAAAACAGGAAAGTGGAAAAACGGCCTTAGAGCATATTCATATTTACCTGATATCTGAAGCAAAAAATCGGTTGATTGGTGAAAATAGGTCGGTTTCAGAAATCGCTTATGCATTGGGATTTGAAAACCTCTCTTATTTCTCGCGGTTGTTTAAAAAAGAAGTGGGGATTAGCCCGAATACATTTAAGAAGCAGTTGCTGAATTGA
- a CDS encoding LytTR family DNA-binding domain-containing protein produces MRILIIEDEARIARRLERMVGAYFEGNVVVHSCDSLKKGVDFLEKETIDILLLDLNLNGKDGFDILQAFTVRSFQTIIVSANTENAMRAFELGVLDFVPKPFDQERLSLALSRATTGKKDINNSLRFLSVRKNGSIHLIELAQLKFIKGAGIYSELHLLDGSSLLHDKGLDALEKILPPAFQRIHKSYIVQISQTEVILVSSGSKYSLRLKNAEIIPIGRSRYRAFKAALEPRGDENEIG; encoded by the coding sequence ATGAGGATACTGATTATAGAAGATGAAGCGCGCATTGCCAGGAGGCTGGAGAGGATGGTGGGAGCTTATTTTGAAGGAAATGTTGTCGTCCATAGCTGTGATTCGCTAAAAAAAGGAGTCGATTTTCTGGAAAAAGAAACCATTGACATTTTACTGCTTGACTTAAATCTTAACGGAAAAGACGGGTTTGATATCCTACAGGCCTTTACCGTACGATCTTTCCAAACTATTATTGTTTCTGCAAATACCGAGAATGCAATGCGGGCATTTGAATTGGGGGTATTGGATTTTGTACCGAAACCTTTTGATCAGGAAAGGCTTTCGCTTGCCTTGAGCCGTGCAACAACTGGCAAAAAAGACATAAATAATTCGCTCCGGTTTCTTTCGGTTAGGAAAAATGGTAGCATTCACCTTATAGAACTTGCTCAGCTTAAGTTTATTAAAGGCGCGGGCATTTACAGTGAACTTCATCTGCTCGATGGCAGCAGCTTACTTCATGATAAGGGGCTAGATGCACTGGAGAAAATCCTGCCACCAGCTTTCCAGCGTATACATAAATCTTATATCGTTCAGATCAGCCAAACAGAGGTCATCTTGGTTTCTTCAGGAAGCAAATATTCATTGCGGCTCAAAAATGCAGAAATTATACCCATTGGCCGCTCAAGATACAGGGCTTTTAAAGCGGCTCTGGAGCCGAGAGGCGATGAAAATGAAATTGGTTAA
- a CDS encoding energy transducer TonB, which yields MKYLILILCFLSSEVKQDKNVETFFLCRSYYDQSLKRNVFTSVDEMPLCPGGMRKLSSFFDKVKYDGSFNNSGWQHEVDLNFVIDEKGCIINAGIDKKKTEEYSKLDLEYIRAAKKMSKWKPAKCNGKAVPYKFSTTFRITPQ from the coding sequence ATGAAATATTTAATTCTGATTTTGTGTTTTTTAAGCTCGGAAGTGAAGCAGGATAAAAATGTCGAAACTTTTTTTCTATGCCGAAGCTATTACGATCAGTCTCTAAAACGTAATGTTTTTACAAGTGTCGATGAGATGCCCCTTTGTCCAGGTGGTATGCGCAAGCTTTCCTCATTTTTTGATAAGGTTAAATATGACGGAAGTTTTAACAACAGCGGTTGGCAACATGAAGTAGACCTCAATTTCGTAATCGATGAAAAAGGTTGTATAATAAATGCGGGCATAGATAAGAAAAAAACAGAAGAATATTCGAAGTTAGATTTGGAGTACATTCGCGCCGCAAAGAAAATGTCCAAATGGAAACCAGCCAAGTGTAATGGGAAAGCAGTACCCTATAAATTCAGCACTACTTTTAGGATAACTCCACAATAG